A part of Bacteroidia bacterium genomic DNA contains:
- a CDS encoding SDR family oxidoreductase: MRKPIFDLQGKTALVTGAASGIGLAIATLFARQGAFVYLTDINPDNGEQAAEEIRKEGFQAKFFQLNVADEKAVQVLAENLKSEHHLPDILVNNAGIGFVGTMLETTVEDLDRLYQVNVRGVFNLCKAFLPEMVARKAGNIINIASIGGIQAVLERMAYCTTKFAVVGITKSLAIDHAKQGIRVNAICPGRVETPFVKMRLKEYPDPEKAYQEMSATQPLGRMAMPEEVASVALFLASEASSFVTGSCQMVDGGWSAG; this comes from the coding sequence ATGCGTAAACCTATTTTTGACCTTCAGGGGAAAACTGCCCTGGTAACAGGCGCAGCATCAGGGATTGGACTGGCCATTGCCACTTTATTTGCCCGACAGGGGGCTTTTGTATATCTCACAGACATTAATCCTGACAATGGGGAGCAGGCCGCAGAAGAAATCCGGAAAGAAGGTTTTCAGGCCAAATTTTTCCAATTGAATGTAGCAGACGAAAAGGCCGTTCAGGTTTTGGCTGAGAATCTCAAGAGCGAACACCATTTGCCTGATATTCTTGTCAACAATGCCGGAATTGGCTTTGTCGGTACGATGCTGGAGACTACCGTAGAGGATCTGGACAGGCTATATCAGGTGAATGTACGGGGCGTTTTTAATCTTTGTAAAGCGTTTCTCCCTGAAATGGTAGCGCGAAAAGCGGGCAATATCATCAATATTGCTTCAATTGGAGGTATTCAGGCTGTACTCGAACGCATGGCTTACTGTACTACGAAGTTTGCCGTGGTGGGCATCACCAAATCCCTTGCGATAGACCACGCGAAACAGGGCATAAGGGTCAACGCGATTTGTCCCGGGCGGGTAGAGACGCCATTTGTAAAAATGCGCCTGAAGGAATACCCTGATCCGGAAAAAGCTTATCAGGAAATGTCTGCAACCCAGCCTTTGGGCCGGATGGCCATGCCGGAAGAAGTAGCAAGCGTCGCGCTTTTTCTTGCAAGCGAAGCTTCATCATTTGTTACGGGTTCCTGCCAAATGGTTGATGGCGGATGGAGCGCAGGGTAA